The segment ACTCCCCCAATTGGTTTGGCTGATATTATTCCCTTTAATCTGCCAAACGACATAATAACTTGCTTAGTAAAATTTCTATTCTGGTCATATTCATATAATGCTGTTATTTTAATCTCTTCCCCTACATTCACTTTAGAATGAGCTAATTTTCCAATCATTTCTGGAGCGCCTTTAATTTCTGACCTATAAATTTCTTCTGTTACATTTTTATTACTATCATAAGCAAACTTTATTTTAGTTCTAACTTGATCATTTTCATCATAACTAATCTTTTCTATCATATTTCCACAATCATTATATTTATATAAAATTCTATCTCTTCTCACCTCTTCTTCAACAAAACATTTTGTTTCAACTTTTTTTCCGGCTTTATTAAATTTTTGATTAAATTTAATAACTAAAAAATCATCATTATTGTATCCGCTTGCTTCAATTAATTTATTTTCTTTAGAAATCACATATTTTAATTTAGCAAAAATTTCATCTTTATTATCATAAACTGTAACTTTAACTATTTTTTCTTGTAAATATCTATAAACATATTTATATTCTACTTCTCCTTCCCCTGTGTACCAAATTTCTTCAATTAAATCTCCACTTTGATTATATTCATAAATTATTTTTCTTTCTATATTTTCAATAAAATCATACCAAATTTGTTTAGTTAAATAAGAATCATTATTATAATTATTAACCCACTTTCTTTGTAAAACATTTTCTTCATACCAACATAATTTAGTTAAATTTCCATCGGAATCATATTTTCGAACATACTTCGAATCACTTTCTTTTTCTCTAAAAGGACCAAAAAAATTATACTTTTTTTCTAGTTTAATATCAATTAATTTAATTTCTTTTAAAATTTTATTGCTATTTTTTTGTGCTTCATCCTCTTGATATATAGAAGTAATACAATTAAGTAATGCCCAAAATATAACATGTTCTTCTGTTAATTTAGTATTAAAAAAGCCAATAGCTAAATCAATTATATTATTTTCTATACACCTATATCTATCTAAGTCCTCAACAAGATAAAGATTATTTCTTCCTAATTTAGAACTAAACATAATTTCTCCTTTCTTTAACTATAAATAATATCTAGCCAGTTCTTTCACATGTAGGGTCGAAGTCTGGTGCCTTAACTTAGGTTGATGTTTGTTTTCACCGTTTGCTCACCCTTTCGTCTGTGAGTACCACAATATCTCATCCTTATCAGATTTCCAGTCCCCGCCTCATCAAACCGAACGTACTGTTCTCCCGTATACGGCTTTCCTATTAATTTTTTCTTAAATCTTATAAGTTTAAGCTGGTTTAACTTTCGCTATAGCAAGCTAATTTATAACTATCAAATAAACCTATTTCATCATATAACCACTCGCTGCTCCATTTCTTCCAGCCATATCCTTTTTTCCCTCGCTGATTCATAAGATACTTTCTCTTCTCTGGTTCTGAGTCCAGAAGGTGTATCCTTTACTTACTGTTTCAGCTGTTACTTCTCCTCTTTAGTTTAACTAGATATACTCTTTTACAAAGAAATCAGATATGTTATCGTAATCTCTTCAAGACTCGATACAGAATTGGTGATTAACTTTTACTCTGATAGGATTCACACCTATTAGAACATATGACCTGCCAGAACGCACCACTAATCTGCTGTTATGTGAAGTGCCAATTTTTACAGCACCTATTTATATTTTTCTATTTTCAATTTCATCTTTAACATATGTATTTTTAATAAAATCTAAATTTAAACACATAACTGTCATAATTACTACAAAATATATATCTACTATATCCATAAAAGTATCTGTAATTAAATCAATTAAAATATTACTTGAGAAAAATGATAATAAAAACCCTAATCCAATAGATATTCCTATTCTAAAAATCCAAATTAAAAATATTCTCCACCAATCTCCCTTCACTAAATCTTTACTATAATCTAAAGCATTCTTCCCACTTTCATTTTTTAATATAACTATTTGTATAGCAAATGAATAGTAAACAAACCAAATAACCCCCGGGATAATCAATACTAACGTTAATAATCCTACTATTATACCCCCTAAAAATTTTGTCCAAAATACTCTTCTCCAATTAGAAAATGCTTTTCCAGTAGCTACATTAAAACCTATATCCTTATCATTTATATACTCTTTCACAACATATGTTACTCCCATTACTGCAATTACTCCAATTATAGCTTCTAATAATCTTATAATATCCATATAAGTTCTAAGTTCCATTTGTGGATAAGCTTGTCTTATAATAAAAAGTAAAATATTTATAGGAACATAAATACACAAAGTTATTAATAAAATAGTTCTAAATTTATTTTTGTAAATCCTCCAACTAGTTTTGATAACCTCTTTTAAACTAAACTTATTTTGTCTAATCTTATCATACATTAAAAATCTTCTCCTTTCTAAATTACAGTAGCCAAAATTGACATTTCACATAACTTAATATTACCGACACTATTTTTAATCAGTGTCGTAAATGTAAACTATATTTAAACTTTTACGGCTGTCGCAAATATCTATTATCTATAAAACAACTTTAAATTTCTCCTATTACATTATTACGACAAAAGGAACTATTTTCCTCTAGAGGATATTCTATTATTGCAGTTCCCGTTAAACAGAGTAAGACCAGCCTCACAGCTAGGACATCTTATCAAACTGCATGTACGGTGCTCCCATATACAGCTTTCCATTGTCGTTGCCCCTTTCCAAGAAGTAAGTCTTCGACTTCGTGTTTCCACGAGTGTGAATTTTACTCTTGTTAGGACAATGTGATAGTGATTTGGGTCTCTTCTGCCTTAATACGGCATTAGGGATTCTTTTATTTTTTCAGTTCTAAATTCCATCAATAGATTATGATTTATATTATCAAAGTTTCCTTTGCTGTTGGTATCCAATACCCATCTTCTTTATACTTTTCTACTTTATTTATTGCATCTATCCGAGACCTTCCTAAACGAAATCCATAGGAACAGTCACAGAATATCTTTTCAAATATTGGTTCTATGACTCTTTTTACTGCTGCTTGTGCTATTCTATCCTTCACAGTGGGTATACCTAATGGACACTACCATCACCTTTTGGAATTACTACTCTAAGGTGATGCTTCATATCTATTCTCCTGTAATGTAACTGTCTATATAACTCTCATATTCTATTGATAATTTCCACAGAATTCTTCTATAGTTACTCCATCTATTCCAGCACTTTCTCCATTTGATATTACGGTCTGTACTGCTAAATATAGATTTGCTTTTGTTACTATCCTATCTTTAAGTGTATAATAGTAGATGCGTTTGATCACTAATTCACCTATCATTCCCTCACAACTTACCAATCCTCAGCTCCATAATCCAGTAACCTGTCCCTATTGTTCATGATATTACTGACCATATCTCTAGGTTTTCACCAATCGCCTCCTCCAGTATACCACTACTCAAGTTGTAGTATTTCTGATTTGCTTCGTTTCCAGTTATTTATTCCTTTCTACGCCATCCATCAAATTTCATTGAAGATATCAATGTCTAAACTACCAAGACAGATTAACACTCTTATTTTACTTCCAATTTCGACAATGTAGGTATCCTTCGCTCCAATTGGTTTTATAACAGACCAACTATCTTCACTACTATGATACCATCTGACTCCTAGTTAAGCATCATTTCGGTTTTTCCTCTCTAGGTTATACCTCCACTTATATCCATTAGTTTTGATGAAGAACACACTAGAACCTCTTCCAGTCAACTACATCACTTTACTATCATTCCAACCCTAATCACACCTAACTGTTTGACATGAATACATGGAATTCAAACCAACTATGGATTTCTCCGATATATTGACGGATCATCACAATTAAATACCACCCACCTCTGGTTCACTCTCGTTTCGAACTGATAGCACGTCTCAGACTCTTTGGATTCTACCTTACGATAAACACCCTATCACTGTTGACTTCATGTACTGTTTTAATTTAGACTTAGGTTGATGTTTGATTTCTCGGTTTGCTCACTCTTTTCGTCTTTGAGTGCCACAATTATCTCAACCTTATCAACCATGTTAAAAGCACAGATACGACTCTCACCTATTGATAATGTAATTTACAGAACACACAATATAAATAACTCCAGCTAAAAAGCTAGAGTTTTGGTTCATCATACTATATATAAAATTGAGAGTTTACATTTAAGTAAGCTTAGTTTACCCTGCGTAATCTTAAGTACCTTATCTTTTTTTAATTAATTCTTGACATCTATTAGCTGGTTCAGGAGAAGTGCTTTTACTCTTTCAAAGCTAAAATTTTTCTTGCATTTTTAGAAAATATTGCTTTTCTATCTTCTTCATATTCTGTTGCTCTTAAAACTGCTAATATTGGAAATGATTGGTTAAAAACTGGATAATCAGAACCAAATAATAATCGATTACTTCCAACTTCTTTTATCATTCGCTTAATATTTTGTGAAGGTTGAGTACTTATTTCTGCATAGGTATTAGGAAATTTATTCATCAATTCAATTAATTTTTTATTTTGTTCTATTCCACCATGAGCAAAAACAAAAGTAGCATTTGGAATTTTATTTAAAACTTTTTCATACTTATTTAAATTCTGAGTTTCTAATTTATCTTTAATAAAATTAGGCAAATCAAAATAATCTGGAACTGCTAATCCACTACAAGAAATAATCGGTAAGTTTGTTTTAGCTAATTTTTTTATTAAACTAACTAATTTAGGATCATTAAATTCTATATCCCATATATGAGGATTTAGTTTAAAACCTTTAACTCCAAGTTCTATATATCTTTCAATTTTATCTTGTTGATTTGAATCATAGGGATGTATCGAACCAAAAGTAATAAAATTATTATATTTATCAGTTTTAGTTAACATTCTAGCAGTATCATCACAATCAAGTCCACTTATTGGCAAAACTACCGCTTGATTAACAGATCCCTTTTTCATATCTCTAATCAATCTATTTGTACTAGCTCTTCGTAATGAAGAAATAAATCCAGTCAAACCTAACATATCCATTATTACTTTTAAACCAAAAATACTAAATAGTGATTTAGGCCAGACTTGATAACTAGGTCTATCAAAATCTAAATATTTTCCCTTCCCATGATAAGGCGATTTATCAAAAAAAGACATATCAAAATCAATAATAGAATTACGAAATAAAGAAGGCAACATAGTATTAGCAATACCTTCTGTAATATGAGTATGAAAATCAATAATTTCATATTTTTCTACTAACTTAGGATCTATAATAAAATCCCCATATTCTGTTAATTTCAATTCTGGAAACTCATTTAATATTTCTTTTTTAGAATTAAAATTATTAATAGTTATTCCCTCCAAAATAAACTATAAAAGTATTTCGCCTGTAGAACCGAAGATTGGGGACTTAACTTAGGATGATGTTTGTGTTCTCAGTTCACTCATCCTTTCATCTGTAAGTGCCACAATATCTCATCCTTATCAGATTTTCAGCCTCCGCCTCATCAAACCGTACATACGATTTTCCCATATAAGCCTTTCCTATTACTTTCTTCTTAAATCTTATAAGTTTAAGCTGGTTTAACTTTCGCTATAACGAGCTAATCTATAATTATCAAATAAACCTATTTCATTATATAGCCAATCAATACTCTATCTCTTCCAGCCATATCCTTTTTCCCTCGCTGCTTCATAATATGCCTTCTTATTTTCTTCTCTACATAATCTCTTATATAAGAAAAACAATTTTCTGAATTTCATAAGTCAGCTCCAGCTTGTATTTATACGCTGCAACTGGATTCACTAAGATGCTGTTATGCGCCGTTGAAAATCATTCTCCACTATTCA is part of the Sporohalobacter salinus genome and harbors:
- a CDS encoding amidohydrolase family protein, whose product is MKLTEYGDFIIDPKLVEKYEIIDFHTHITEGIANTMLPSLFRNSIIDFDMSFFDKSPYHGKGKYLDFDRPSYQVWPKSLFSIFGLKVIMDMLGLTGFISSLRRASTNRLIRDMKKGSVNQAVVLPISGLDCDDTARMLTKTDKYNNFITFGSIHPYDSNQQDKIERYIELGVKGFKLNPHIWDIEFNDPKLVSLIKKLAKTNLPIISCSGLAVPDYFDLPNFIKDKLETQNLNKYEKVLNKIPNATFVFAHGGIEQNKKLIELMNKFPNTYAEISTQPSQNIKRMIKEVGSNRLLFGSDYPVFNQSFPILAVLRATEYEEDRKAIFSKNARKILALKE